Proteins from one Luteibaculum oceani genomic window:
- a CDS encoding SDR family NAD(P)-dependent oxidoreductase: MYIVLGASRGIGYALVKELLRKGQSVFALSRSLEPLNALNEGGGKLLLKALDVSREDSVEEFFEEIGKEELLKVRGIIYCAGLLVNKSFTELTLADWTKVYATNVFGPASFCKQFIIRSGVRERVNHLFIGSMGGFQGASKFPGLSAYSSSKAAIACMSDCLAEEYKEGGHTFNTLSIGAVQTEMLEQAFPGYEAPVSPEEMAEFIADLVCRQKLLINGKNIPVSLSTP; the protein is encoded by the coding sequence ATGTATATAGTATTGGGGGCATCGCGTGGTATAGGCTATGCTCTAGTAAAAGAATTATTAAGAAAAGGGCAAAGTGTTTTTGCCCTTTCTCGTTCTCTAGAGCCGCTAAATGCTCTAAATGAGGGAGGTGGTAAACTATTGTTGAAGGCTCTAGATGTGTCCAGGGAAGATTCGGTCGAAGAATTCTTTGAGGAAATCGGAAAAGAGGAGCTTCTTAAGGTGAGAGGTATTATCTATTGTGCTGGCTTATTGGTAAACAAATCTTTTACAGAGTTAACTTTAGCCGATTGGACCAAAGTGTACGCAACAAATGTTTTTGGCCCGGCTTCATTTTGTAAGCAATTTATAATTCGGTCTGGTGTAAGAGAAAGGGTAAATCATTTATTTATTGGTTCCATGGGAGGATTTCAGGGGGCATCAAAGTTCCCTGGGTTGAGTGCATATAGTAGTAGTAAGGCGGCTATTGCTTGTATGTCAGATTGTTTAGCGGAGGAGTATAAAGAGGGGGGACATACGTTTAATACCCTTTCCATAGGTGCGGTACAAACAGAAATGTTAGAGCAGGCCTTTCCGGGGTATGAGGCTCCGGTATCGCCAGAAGAAATGGCAGAGTTTATCGCTGATTTAGTTTGTCGACAAAAATTACTTATTAATGGGAAG